GTCAAATCTAATTCTTAAAATTGAAGAACTCAACAAATCTTACGATACAGGTAAGAGCAAACTCCATGTTTTAAAAGGCATAAACCTCAATATTTCGGAAGGCGAGTTTGTTTCCATTATGGGATCTTCTGGCTCTGGAAAATCAACTTTATTGAATATTATCGGAATTTTGGATGAAGCAGACTCCGGGATTTATGAATTGGATGGCGTACCTATAAAACATTTGACAGAAAGTCGCGCGGCGGAATATAGAAGCCGATTTATAGGATTTATTTTTCAATCTTTTAATTTGATTAATTATAAAACAGCTTTAGAAAATGTTGCGCTTCCACTCTATTATCAAGGGGTTTCTAGAAAGGAACGAAATCAAAAAGCTTTAGAATATTTAGAAAAAGTAGGTTTGGCACAATGGGCCAGTCATCTTCCGAGCGAAATGTCGGGTGGACAAAAACAACGTGTTGCCATAGCGCGCGCACTTATTACAGAACCCAAACTTATTTTGGCCGATGAACCTACAGGCGCACTCGATTCTCAAACCACACATGACATTATGAAACTTTTGCAAGATATTAATAATGAAGGAAAAAGCATTGTCGTGGTAACACACGAGCCAGATGTCGCCGCACAGACCAAACGAAATGTGATGCTAAAAGATGGTCGTATCGAAAGTGACAAATACATTCAGCAAGTTGTTCTTTAAAAAGTTATTCCAAACTTAAAAACAACCAGAAAGAATGTTTGAAATTTAATTAAAACTATTAACAACCAAAATCAATATGTTTGATATAGACCGCTGGCAAGAGATATTTAGTTCGATTCGCAGCAATGTTTTGCGAACGATACTTTCTGGTTTTACTGTAGCCTTGGGATTATTTATCTTCATTGTTCTTTTCGGTATTGGTAATGGCCTCAACAACTCTTTTACGCAAGCCTTCACAAGGGATGCGGCTAATCTCATTATGATTTTCACTGGCAAAACTTCCGAAGCTTTTGCAGGTTTGCAATCCAACAGAACAATTAGTCTTAACAATGATGATTTTGAAAGCATCGAAAAAACAGGAAAAGGCAAACTAGAATATGCATCGCCACGCTACTCTGCCAACTGGATGGTAAAATATGGCCGCGAAAGCGGAACCTATCAAATACATGGTGTATTGCCAGACGAAAAATTTTTGGAAAATCGTGTTATGATGGATGGTCGTTATATCACAAAAATGGATATAGACAGAAAGGCCAATGTTACATCTATCGGAAGAATGGTGCAACGCGACCTTATCAAAGATGGCGATCCTATTGGAAAAATGATCCAGATTAACGGAACAATGTTTCGTGTGGTTGGCGTATTTTCTGACGCTGGAGGAGATTGGGACGAGCGTCATGTTATTATTCCGATTTCCACTTTGCAACAAATGAAAAAAGGCTCCGATACTGTAAGTACGATTATGCTATCTTATAATCCCAAAATGTCGCCCGATGAAGCTATTAAATACGGTGAAAAAGTTGAAAAACAAATTAAAGACCGCCACAAAATTTCACCAACAGACCAACAAGCCGTTATTGTTAGAAACAATGCCAAAAACAATCAGGAATCTTTCATGTTTATTTTCGTAATTTCTGTCGTCGTAGGATTTATTGGACTAGGAACTTTAATAGCTGGCGTTATTGGCATTAGTAACATCATGGTTTACATTGTAAAAGAGCGTACCAAAGAAATAGGAATCCGAAAAGCTATTGGTGCAAAACCACCAGGAATTGTCGCGCTTATTTTACAGGAAAGCATCGTGATAACCGTTATCTCTGGACTTATTGGCGTAGCCGCTGGCGTATTTACTTTAAAAATGATTGGGGACAGTCTAGAAGCTTATTTTATTTTGAACCCATCCGTTGGTTGGGGACTTATTACAACGGCATTTTTTTGTTTGATTTTTGCTGGTGCTATTGCGGGATTCATCCCTGCTTATCGGGCTTCCAAGATAAAACCTATCGAAGCATTACGAACAGAATAATTGGATTTTTAATTGCTATTAAATAAAAGCCTTAGTGTTTGATTTAAATAAAAAATAAAACGTTAACCCGAAAAAATGAAAATCTTATTCAGTTTAGATACATGGCAGGAGATATATTATTCATTGAGTAATAATAAACTCCGGACGTTTCTCACCATGATTGGCGTGGGTTGGGGAATGTTTTTGTATGTCAGCTTACTTGGTGCTGCAAAAGGCATGGAAAATGGTTTTAACAAATTATTTTCTGGTTTTGCTACCAACTCTATTTTTCTTTGGGCACAAAATACCAGCATTCCGTATGATGGTTTCCCAAAAGGAAGAACAATGAAGCTTCGTCTAAAAGATGATAATTTATTAAAATCTAAAATTCCGCAAAT
This genomic stretch from Chryseobacterium sp. POL2 harbors:
- a CDS encoding ABC transporter ATP-binding protein; translation: MLKIEELNKSYDTGKSKLHVLKGINLNISEGEFVSIMGSSGSGKSTLLNIIGILDEADSGIYELDGVPIKHLTESRAAEYRSRFIGFIFQSFNLINYKTALENVALPLYYQGVSRKERNQKALEYLEKVGLAQWASHLPSEMSGGQKQRVAIARALITEPKLILADEPTGALDSQTTHDIMKLLQDINNEGKSIVVVTHEPDVAAQTKRNVMLKDGRIESDKYIQQVVL
- a CDS encoding ABC transporter permease, coding for MFDIDRWQEIFSSIRSNVLRTILSGFTVALGLFIFIVLFGIGNGLNNSFTQAFTRDAANLIMIFTGKTSEAFAGLQSNRTISLNNDDFESIEKTGKGKLEYASPRYSANWMVKYGRESGTYQIHGVLPDEKFLENRVMMDGRYITKMDIDRKANVTSIGRMVQRDLIKDGDPIGKMIQINGTMFRVVGVFSDAGGDWDERHVIIPISTLQQMKKGSDTVSTIMLSYNPKMSPDEAIKYGEKVEKQIKDRHKISPTDQQAVIVRNNAKNNQESFMFIFVISVVVGFIGLGTLIAGVIGISNIMVYIVKERTKEIGIRKAIGAKPPGIVALILQESIVITVISGLIGVAAGVFTLKMIGDSLEAYFILNPSVGWGLITTAFFCLIFAGAIAGFIPAYRASKIKPIEALRTE